A stretch of Faecalibacterium duncaniae DNA encodes these proteins:
- a CDS encoding restriction endonuclease subunit S, translated as MRLGDCGKTNLHTYSDKEKWSLIRYLDTGSITEGRIDEIQTLYPGVDKIPSRARRKASVGDILFSTVRPNQKHYGIIEAGTENLLVSTGFTVVTVDTTIADPYFIYYYLTQSSVIESLQAIAEQSTSTYPSIKPSDIEDIELDLPELETQKKIGSTLRMLDRKIALNEEINDNLAA; from the coding sequence ATGAGACTTGGTGATTGTGGTAAAACTAATCTTCATACTTACTCAGATAAAGAAAAATGGTCTTTGATTCGTTATCTGGACACAGGTAGCATTACCGAAGGAAGGATAGATGAAATCCAGACCTTATATCCCGGCGTGGACAAAATCCCCAGCAGGGCGAGACGGAAGGCTTCTGTTGGAGACATCCTTTTCTCTACTGTTCGTCCAAATCAGAAGCATTATGGAATTATTGAAGCAGGAACCGAGAATCTTCTCGTATCCACAGGATTCACCGTTGTGACTGTTGATACCACTATTGCGGATCCTTATTTTATTTATTATTATCTCACGCAGTCTTCGGTCATTGAGTCTCTTCAAGCAATAGCAGAGCAAAGTACATCAACCTATCCTTCCATCAAACCATCTGACATAGAGGATATTGAACTCGACCTTCCAGAGCTGGAAACACAGAAGAAGATAGGTTCTACGCTAAGGATGCTTGATAGGAAAATAGCATTAAACGAAGAGATAAACGATAATTTAGCAGCTTAG
- a CDS encoding restriction endonuclease subunit S yields the protein MVQPPNQVNDNLEQQAQSYFQELFVDNADPEWTTGTISDLGTVVGGSTPSKAKPEYYTESGIAWITPKDLSNNKSKFVSHGENDITELGLRNSSASIMPEGTVLFSSRAPIGYIAIAAGEVTTNQGFKSVVPKPEIGTPFVYFFLKNTLPVIEGMASGSTFKEVSGSTMKNVPAVIPDAETLAKFSDFCAPIFAQQRILEEQNQSLATLRDNLLPKLMSGEIDVSAVQL from the coding sequence ATGGTACAACCTCCAAATCAGGTAAACGATAATTTAGAGCAGCAAGCTCAATCCTATTTTCAAGAATTATTCGTTGATAATGCTGATCCAGAATGGACTACCGGAACAATTAGCGATCTTGGTACTGTTGTTGGAGGCAGTACACCTTCAAAAGCTAAACCTGAGTATTACACGGAGTCCGGAATAGCATGGATAACTCCGAAAGATTTATCTAACAACAAGTCGAAGTTCGTTTCTCATGGTGAGAATGACATAACTGAACTTGGCTTGAGAAATAGCAGCGCATCAATCATGCCCGAAGGGACAGTATTGTTCTCATCTCGTGCGCCAATAGGTTATATTGCTATCGCCGCTGGTGAAGTAACAACAAATCAAGGTTTCAAATCGGTTGTGCCTAAGCCGGAAATTGGAACACCATTTGTTTACTTCTTTTTGAAAAACACTCTCCCGGTCATTGAAGGCATGGCATCCGGGTCAACATTCAAAGAAGTATCTGGCAGCACTATGAAAAATGTCCCGGCGGTTATTCCTGACGCTGAAACTCTTGCCAAATTCAGCGACTTTTGCGCTCCTATCTTTGCACAGCAACGTATTTTGGAAGAGCAGAATCAATCGCTTGCGACATTGAGAGATAATTTGCTGCCCAAACTGATGTCTGGCGAGATCGATGTGTCTGCTGTCCAGCTCTAA
- the xerA gene encoding site-specific tyrosine recombinase/integron integrase, which yields MTEQLITEIQRKMLPYLNNEQLMHLRDAMAETLEGATITYDSGSIPAEETDAVEAFITAKRIEGCSEKTLSYYRKTIESLIAGVGKAVQQITTDDLRRYLTNYQVQRRSSKVTIDNIRRILSSFFSWLEDEDFIVKSPVRRIHKVKTAKVVKDTYTDEALELMRDNCTTARDLAMVDLLASSGMRVGELVTLNREDINFNERECVVIGKGNKERLVYFDARTKIHLQNYLEGRTDENPALFVSLKAPFDRLMIGGVETRLRELGKRLNIPKVHPHKFRRTLATTAIDKGMPIEQVQQLLGHQKIDTTMHYAMVKQQNVKLAHRKYIG from the coding sequence ATGACAGAACAACTCATCACGGAGATACAGCGAAAAATGCTGCCGTATCTCAACAACGAACAGCTCATGCACCTTCGGGATGCAATGGCTGAGACATTGGAAGGGGCAACGATCACCTATGATAGTGGCTCAATTCCAGCAGAAGAAACAGATGCAGTCGAAGCATTTATCACGGCAAAACGGATCGAAGGCTGCTCAGAGAAAACCCTGAGCTACTACCGGAAGACGATTGAATCTCTGATTGCTGGAGTCGGAAAGGCTGTACAACAGATCACCACAGATGATTTGCGTCGCTATCTGACCAACTATCAGGTTCAGCGCAGGTCGAGTAAAGTGACCATAGACAACATCCGCCGGATCCTGTCCAGTTTCTTCTCTTGGCTTGAGGATGAGGACTTCATCGTGAAAAGTCCGGTACGCCGGATTCACAAAGTTAAAACCGCAAAGGTTGTTAAGGACACCTACACCGATGAAGCGTTGGAGCTGATGCGCGACAACTGTACAACGGCGCGTGATTTGGCTATGGTTGATCTTCTGGCTTCGTCCGGAATGCGTGTTGGAGAGCTGGTCACATTAAACCGCGAAGACATCAACTTCAACGAACGCGAATGCGTTGTTATCGGCAAGGGTAATAAAGAGCGATTGGTCTACTTCGATGCAAGGACGAAGATCCACCTTCAAAACTATCTTGAGGGGCGAACGGATGAAAACCCAGCTTTGTTTGTTTCCCTGAAAGCTCCCTTTGACCGATTGATGATTGGCGGAGTGGAGACACGCCTTCGGGAGCTGGGAAAGCGTCTGAATATCCCGAAGGTTCACCCTCACAAGTTCAGGCGTACACTGGCTACAACTGCCATAGACAAAGGAATGCCCATAGAGCAAGTCCAGCAGCTCTTAGGGCATCAGAAAATCGACACCACCATGCACTATGCAATGGTGAAACAACAGAATGTGAAGCTGGCACATAGAAAATATATTGGATAG
- a CDS encoding GmrSD restriction endonuclease domain-containing protein, with product MIISPQSLDTNLSQLLAEVKSGSMQLPEFQRDWTWDDNRIRGIIASLSQGYPMGAIMRLQYGNPDIQFKYRTITGVKGVSVKPEHLILDGQQRLTSIYQATSSKEPVSTKTEKGKAIKRYYYLSMERCLDDDEDRFDAVLSIPEDRKIKENFDRDVKLDLSTREYEYENKLFPVNIVFDSNAVMDWFMGYMTHYGMKPEAMDEFKRFQADVLNTISGYKLPVITLDKSTPREAVCKVFENVNTGGVPLTVFELVTATYATRDFDLRKDWVQCRNTICGFGDTLRTDLFDGIDETTFLTTVCLYTSYLNKQSGKTNTISCKKKDVLGLPYESYIANRDAVLSGFKIAKEFLLRDQCVFRQRDLPYTTQLIPLAAICAVLGKSKCNEPNTIKTLSRWYWCGILGEMYGGANETRYAYDIEDMVEEVNGRPNAMHTINSAVFSSTRLLTLQTRLSAAYKGIMALLYKEKCRDFMNNTTIDIVNSMLESPDIHHIFPEAYCEKMGIKRERYNSIINKTPILPATNRSIGGNAPSEYLGAILKKVDGLTENELQARVESHFINYAELKADNFNGYFIDRAKSLLNLIEKAMNKPVTDRDAENTLDQFGASLA from the coding sequence GTGATTATTTCACCACAATCTCTTGATACAAACCTAAGTCAGCTTTTAGCGGAGGTTAAGTCCGGCTCAATGCAGTTGCCGGAGTTTCAGCGCGACTGGACTTGGGATGATAACCGAATTAGAGGAATTATCGCCAGTTTGTCGCAAGGCTACCCTATGGGTGCCATTATGCGGCTGCAATACGGTAATCCGGACATCCAATTCAAATACCGCACAATTACGGGCGTAAAAGGCGTCTCAGTAAAGCCGGAGCATTTGATTCTTGATGGACAGCAACGGCTTACTTCAATCTATCAGGCAACATCCTCTAAAGAACCGGTCTCTACCAAAACGGAAAAAGGCAAGGCTATTAAGCGTTATTACTACCTTTCCATGGAAAGGTGTCTTGACGATGATGAGGATCGTTTTGATGCAGTCCTGTCCATCCCCGAAGACCGCAAAATTAAAGAGAATTTTGACCGTGATGTGAAGCTCGACCTCTCAACCAGAGAATATGAATACGAGAATAAGCTGTTCCCGGTCAATATTGTGTTCGATAGCAACGCCGTTATGGACTGGTTCATGGGCTACATGACGCACTATGGAATGAAGCCGGAGGCAATGGACGAGTTCAAGCGTTTTCAGGCGGATGTGCTGAATACAATTTCCGGGTATAAGCTGCCTGTGATTACGCTGGACAAGTCCACGCCGCGAGAGGCAGTGTGCAAGGTGTTTGAGAACGTCAATACCGGTGGTGTTCCTCTCACGGTGTTTGAGCTTGTTACCGCAACTTATGCCACAAGAGACTTTGACCTGAGAAAAGACTGGGTGCAGTGTCGAAATACAATTTGCGGTTTCGGTGACACGCTGAGAACAGACCTGTTCGATGGGATTGATGAGACTACCTTCCTGACAACGGTTTGTCTCTATACAAGCTATTTGAACAAGCAGTCTGGAAAGACAAACACAATCTCCTGCAAAAAGAAAGATGTTCTGGGACTTCCTTATGAATCGTACATAGCGAACCGGGATGCAGTGCTGTCTGGGTTCAAAATCGCAAAGGAGTTTCTTCTTCGGGATCAGTGCGTTTTCCGTCAAAGAGATTTGCCCTATACAACGCAGTTGATTCCACTTGCGGCAATCTGCGCTGTTCTCGGAAAATCCAAATGCAATGAGCCAAACACAATCAAAACTCTTTCTCGGTGGTATTGGTGCGGGATTTTGGGTGAGATGTATGGCGGTGCGAACGAAACCCGCTATGCCTATGACATTGAGGACATGGTTGAAGAGGTCAATGGACGTCCGAATGCAATGCACACGATCAACAGCGCAGTCTTTTCTTCTACGCGGCTGCTAACCCTTCAAACTCGCTTGAGCGCGGCATATAAAGGTATAATGGCTCTTCTTTACAAAGAGAAGTGTCGTGACTTTATGAACAACACGACGATTGACATTGTAAACAGTATGCTTGAGTCTCCGGATATTCACCATATATTCCCCGAAGCATATTGCGAGAAAATGGGCATCAAGCGCGAACGGTATAATTCCATCATTAACAAGACCCCGATTCTTCCAGCCACCAACCGCTCGATTGGCGGAAATGCGCCGAGTGAGTATCTGGGGGCAATTCTAAAAAAGGTTGATGGACTGACTGAGAATGAGTTGCAAGCACGGGTGGAATCGCACTTTATCAACTATGCAGAATTGAAGGCAGATAACTTCAATGGCTACTTCATTGACAGAGCAAAGAGTCTTCTCAATCTGATTGAAAAGGCAATGAATAAGCCTGTCACTGACAGAGATGCAGAAAATACGCTGGATCAGTTTGGGGCGAGTCTGGCGTAA